The DNA segment AGCATTgaatgcacgcttccttctgtgctgtAATACAGTTGGTGGGCGTAGTTTGGCAGAGACAAAATAGTTAATttataaaactgctcacagaaAGGTTTGTGGATTACCTTGAGTAACCTGCACgtgatttctggagagagacattgtTGCTGAGTTTATCAAATttattttgtggcattttgagcactacaagccaagtgccatccaGATCCATTATAtcaaagagaaggcagacatttctatggcctatatctccaacacttggccactcacaccaaaacaatctagactaaTAAATAGCCCTACAgctaaaaggatttttttaaaattattgtctCTTTAAATTTACATAGTAAATAAGTAATCATACATATGCACATAAGTATTGTAAGTACTTGATGAATCTTCATATATTGTTGCGCCAAtaataaaatactacaaataaaACTGCGGCCAAGATAGTTTACTGTTGATAAATTATTAAGAAACATGTTGCTGAGAGGACACACCTTCTGACAAAAGAGTCTATAGCGCCCCCTTTGTTGGTCAGGAGACCTTGAGCTTCCCGAAGCCAGATGTGAAGCTCCCCTGTAAGAGGCAGTCCaccacctgaacacacacacacacacacacacacacacacacacacacacgcacacattgtATGAGACACATGATTAAGGTGGAACATAACTTGCATTCATGATGTGTGTGCTCTGCTCACCCTCAAATCCATCTGGGATGAACTTAATAGAGAGCAAGATTGTCCCGCGACTGCTGATGGAGTCTGGATTCAAATGAACCTGTGATGGGGGTGAAGGGggtgaaaagaaagagaagagaataaaggagaaaaagacacaggaagcaggagaaagaaaaaagcaaaggggAGGGAGGCATAAGTGTTGAAGCAGGAAAAGATTAAGGTTACATAAAACCTTAGTTGAAATTCACAGCATGTCTTCCTCTTCCCTTCAGCTCTCCCAGACACAAGAGACACTCCTCTCTGTGCTCCCTGTCTCCCACAAAGCTGCCAAACTGCTGCTTCACACACGCTACTAAACAAATGTAGATGCAGACATCAGAGCGATTTGTAAATATTAGTTGAGGAAGTGTTCAGCTcgcatttatgtgttttaatttatgtgACTACGTGCAATtcatcagtggtggaatgtaactaagtacatttactcaaatactgtatttaagtatgaatttgaggtatttgtgctttacttgagtcttttaatttttatgctactttatactttaaccccactacatttcagagggaaatattgtgcatcactgcatttatctgaaagcttcaGTTACTCtacaaattaatatttgtgggtttaaatattttcagtttcaggacttttttttccttttttatatctaattttgaggtttggggttgtttgtttctgtttttttttttttacttttactgactttttacttgtaaaaaagtattttcacagggtggtattagtacttttacataggtaaaggatctgaatactctTTCCACTACAGCAATTTATTCATGTCTGCTATTCCTTACCCGTGGGTGTAGGTCCTGCCACAGGGGCTGAGTGCAGGTCCAGTCCCAGACACCCAGAGACACCTCCACCTCCCCAAGGAATACGTTTCGGCCCAGGGGCTCGGCATGCCACACAGACAGGTTCAACGTCCGGCTGCGCAGCTCTCCAACCCGCACTTTATActacaaaataagaacaaacaTCAGGTAAGAAGCACATGAAAGGATGGAAGAGGCAAGTGCATGACAAAGCATAACAAAAGCTGCAAGACAGAAACTTTAAATCTGGTAATTTATTGATATAATAGCTTCAAGAGTGGAGAAATAAGTGACTGCAGTGCTGTGATGCTGAGAACACGTGAGGAGAGCTGAGGGACAGATGGCAGATGGGGGATTTTCTGTGAAGGCTGTGAAATATGTAAATGAGAGAGTGTCTCACTCTGAGTGTCTGATCATAGACAGGGTTTAGTGTCTTCTTCTTCACTGCAGTTTTCTTCTTACTGTGACTCGACTTGTCTGGCAAGAGA comes from the Plectropomus leopardus isolate mb unplaced genomic scaffold, YSFRI_Pleo_2.0 unplaced_scaffold24783, whole genome shotgun sequence genome and includes:
- the LOC121966491 gene encoding synaptotagmin-like protein 1 yields the protein MMSLFSSGDFGVVDVRGRIQFSLVYDTQREELLVKVYRCEDIAPARKNRSDPYVKTYLLPDKSSHSKKKTAVKKKTLNPVYDQTLRYKVRVGELRSRTLNLSVWHAEPLGRNVFLGEVEVSLGVWDWTCTQPLWQDLHPRVHLNPDSISSRGTILLSIKFIPDGFEGGGLPLTGELHIWLREAQGLLTNKGGAIDSFVRRCVLSATCFLIIYQQ